Genomic segment of Apium graveolens cultivar Ventura chromosome 7, ASM990537v1, whole genome shotgun sequence:
CACCAACGTAATTGGAAATCTTAGGTTGAGGGAAACTTGTGCTATATTCCTCAACTAAAGGTATTAGCCTGAAGTCTGATATTTATAAAAACATGATAACAAACTGTTCATTTCATCCTCTTAAATTATTTGAGTAGAAGACTCTCGATACTATCTTGAACAAATAGCTGATGCTGAGCTATTGTTGGAATATGTCAAGAACAAAAAAGGCTCTAGTTTTTTTTTAACTAGTTGTAGGTTTTACTACTGGTGGGAAGTTTCAAATTTCTGAGAAACGGTTTTGTCAAACAAATCAATGCAAGCTTAGTTGAGAGACGAGGCGAGTCTTTGTTGCTCCGGTTGAACAAGGCGAGGCAATTGCGAGTTCTGCTTAAACTCTTAGAGAAATGGCGAGGTTGGCCTTTGTGATATTTTTTTCCCAGTAATTGTAAAAATAACAAAGGGCAAGACAGCAATTTAGGCCAACAGCTCTACCACAGTCATTTAAATAGGTCAAAACCAATAGTAACCTAACTGAAAAAACATGAATTGTAGGTCCAATTTAAAAACAAACTTATCTCAgaaattataaatttttattttcatttagTCTTGTTGTCAaccaaaaataaattattttggtataTACTTCATATGATAATATAATTTTGTAATTCATATTATAATTATTGTTAAAACCTTAAAAGATCGATGTAATCATGTTGTTTATGCTATGCTGCTAATAATTGTAAAGGCACTCATTACAGTTTGTTTTTTTTGTCTTATTGCTTCCATACTAATTTTAGCTGTGGTGAAAATAATATTACTCGTGTTCTTATGTGATGTACGCGAGTCTATATATTTTGTTGTGACCCTAAACTTTTTCTAAAAGGTGGTGCCTAACCTTTTGAAAAATTCAATGTAAAACCCTATTGCCTTACACTGCCTTTTGCTTTATAACACTGATATCCATCTATTAGGCATTTACAAGTAGGTATCTTTGGAATAAATCACTGCATGTCTGCTTTATAAGTTCCATTTCTGCCTTTTCTATGGGCGTTGCATGGAAATAGTTTTAAAGATCTATTAGTTCACACCTGAACAAGTTGACAATATTCTGGTGGTATTATTTTGTAGTTTTGCTTGTGTTTTTCAGTATAATATTATCAATTCATGCCTTTCCATGTCCTTAAGTTTTCCTGTTCTTCCTTTTTCTTGATTTTTTGCTATGTTAAAATAGTTTCATCAATTTGGTTGACTCAATGTCTCAGTATATCTATtcatgaaaattataaacagtgAAATTTTTGCTTATAGCTTGCAGGAGTTGTTGCGGTTGAGGTAACTGGTGGCCCCACTATTGATTTTGTTCCTGGTAGAAAGGTATGTCAAGGTGCCATGTTTCATATATTTGACTGAAGCAATTTTCATATTCTTAGTCATACTCTTCacgtattttataatttatagCGAGCTTAAACATTTATCAATTCGGTAACTAAGCGATCTTAAGCTATTACAATAATACTAATTACTGACTAATTTTAATTCTCCTTTAGGATTCACTGACTTCTCCCAAGGAAGGCCGACTACCAAATGCAACCAAAGGTCTTTAAATACTCACTCTCTATATTAAAATGCTGTCCGTGTAATGTTTCATTATATAGCACAGTGTCTGAGATTTGCAGCTACTAAACAAGATAAAAAATTGATGCCACTTGTGAGCTATTCTTCAGCTCCCATTTTATAGACATGGAACTAAACAGAACTGGAGAAAAGTGTCATTATGAAGTTGCATAATTAGTTGCTTCATCTAATTATCAATTAGCATATAGGCTTCCACATCCCAGTCTCTAATTCATATCGTACCAGTTTATGCTAAGAGAGTTGTCTTACGTATATTACATATTTTGTTTAGTTTAGTATCTCGGTTATAAGTTAAACTAAGTATTTGCACGTACTCCTTAAATTTGAACCACATGGTATGGCTACAAACTTATGGACAAATTCGTAATCTGAGTACGCTGAAGAACTGTTATAAAGCTCTACTGCTCTTTTTAGTTGGAAGGAATGAAATTGGTGGGGAACGGAATGAATTTTGTAGCAAGTTCTGGagaaattttattattatttattcctACCTCGCTTCCACATCTCCTTTGACATGAAAACTTAAATGCATCAATTTAAAATGAAGGCTCTATTCTCctttcttttaaaaattaaaatttaaaatttattaagaCGTCATCTAGGCGTTGCCTAGGCGGTAAAAAGTGGGTAGGCGACCGACCCGTCTTTATTTTCAGTGGGTAGGAGACGCATAGTGGCGCCTAGTATGCGTCGCCTAGGCAGCTAACGACGTCTAAATCTGTCCAAATTCGCCTAAGTCCGGCTTATTTTAAAATGGGCTAGCCCAGTCTATCTTTGACCAAGTCCAACCCAGTATCCTTTTATATGGGCCAGCCCATATTCCAGTTATAAACACTACTAACTACGCACAACCATCACACTTAACCCTAATTCAGACAAGCAGCAATCTATTaagtaatatttttatttttctttttttcctatatatatatatacacacttatGTATATAACATATAATATTGGGTATAACATTTATGTATATACTTTGATATGTAATTATAGTATTTACTCTTTGGTAGTGTATGTAATGGCTAAATCTATATTTTTATACATATaaatgtatatttatatattaaatataccCAATTTATATAGTGCAACGTATGATCCGCCTAATGACCGTCTAGGCGGGCGCGGAGGTTAGGCGGTACATGGTCGTCTTGCCTCGTCTTTACAAGTATGCTACTCATTTCATTCTAAAACCTCACTGTAAAAATCAAGCCTTATTATCTTCAGTGTTTCTTTCCTGTTTTCTTTCTAGGTCGTCGTTTCTTTTCTCAGGATTCTAGTCCTGTTTGTTTGTTTTTTACTTTGCTTTTTCTGTTGTACTAACCTTGGCTCATACGGGCTTGTATGGGTAGGTTGGGTTTCATAGAACACTATCAGATATTACCAACCTTTGAATGAAAAATCTTTTTAAAAAAACCTCACTGTAAGAAAATTGCTAGTTTCCATTTTGTCACTGTTACTTCCTACATCCGTCTCTTCTCCACTACAGTATTTGCTCATGATTTTGCCTTCCATTCCCTCAGACCAAAACACAGAAAACATGTTAAAACAATTAAAGTATCGATGGTGGCACTAAACAATATTGGCAGTAATGAACCTTCACTAAATATGAACTTGAGAGGTTATCGCAGAACTAGCCCATCTCACGTGTTCGTATGAGCTCCATCTTGTAATGAGCTCCAGATGAAAAAAATTTAGGTTTCATAGTCTGGTTTCTTATATAAATGATCTTTTGAGTTTGAGGAATAGAAAACTGTATGAGAACTGTTGTGTGTATGAATTGTTATGCAATATAATAATTTCCTTATTAAGTCAAGCTAAAGTATTTTTCAAATACGATAGGAGCTCCACATCTAAGGGAGGTATTTTACCGGATGGGATTATCAGACAAAGATATTGTGGCTCTATCTGGAGGACACACACTGGTAGTGCTTATCTGCTTCTAGGCCAAAAAGAAGGCTCCTCCATGTTTCAATATATATTTTGGGTTTCTCTTACATGCAGATATACTTTTGGTGTGTTGTATGACAGGGAAGGGCACACGCAGATAGATCTGGTTTTGATGGCCCATGGACACAGGAGCCCTTGAAGTTTGATAACTCGTACTTTGTGTAAGACTTCGAGATGGGTTATATTGTGTATTAATGGATCTTTTATGGGTTATTTTGAGTGTATTTATAGATTTTTAATTTAAGCACGGATTGAATACCAATTACTTGACACCAGGGAGCTTCTTAAAGGGGAATCAGAAGGGCTGTTAAAACTTCCAACAGATTTAGTTTTACTGGAGGATCCTGAATTCCGTAAATATGTTGAGCTGTACGCAAAGGTGCTATCCACATCTTCCAAAATATGTACTTTATGCGGAAACACCATCCCTTTTCTATTTGTAGTTCAGCTTCTCCTTAAAACTGTTGGCCTGGCTTTGTTTATGTCTGGGTGCTTGCCCCTTTTGAAGGCTTGGGGCCTTTTTAGTTTTTGTCTAAAATGCATCCGGCTCCCCTAATTATTTTCAAGCATGGTTCATGTTCTGTTCGGAGTTGGATTGGAAAGAATATTGTACTATATGACCTTTCTAAAAAGTAGATATTAATATACCAATGTACAAATAAATGCTCATATAATTCTTCATGTTCTCCACAAACCTTATCATAAAAAGTTTGCACTCCTATTTATTTCACTattccttttttttttcttcacATTTCTATTTCATTCCCATCATATTACATGGAGCCTTAGGTTCTGTTTATTTGGATGGAATGCATTGGTGGGGCTGTAGAATGATATCTGAACCAATATTGGACATTTTTGCAGAAGTAATAATTCTTTCCTATATTCCATTCAGCAAACTTATATCTAAGGTGTATTCCTTTTCGACTTGAAATAAAGGGTTTATTCCTTCCGGTTGCAAAATAAATTATCATCTTTCTTACCATTATTCTTCTTGAATCTGCATCCTTCTTGTACACCTCTTATTTTATTTAAACAATTATATTCCATTTTATTCCTTCCAAATGACATAATCATGATGTTTCCTTGGTATCACTTTTACTTGGGGATCCCCACTGCTTTTTAACTTGAGAGCCTTGGCATCTTCGGGCATTTTTCTCATTATTGTTCGGGCCTTCAATTACGGAGCTTAATTGGACTGTTGATAAGCAGGAGTCATTAGAATGGTGCACTAGTTACCTAACACAGTTCCAGTGTGCCTGGCACCACCTATTGCTATAACTCTGTTGTGTACAAATTATAAAATAGATAAGGGATATATTTATCTCTTCACTGGTTAGATATGACTGAATCACTTGACTGCTAATCATTATTAGGTGCAGGATATTGATGGATTGGAATTGAGAAACTAGCTAATGTGTACATAAACCTTGATCATCATAAATAATAGGGTTTATTTAGTGTGTGCCCATGGGCACATATATTGATGGATTGGAATTGATAAACTAGATAATGTGTACAGAAACCTTGATCATCATAAATAATAGGGTTTGTTTCGTGTGTGCTCATGGGCACCTTCTATTGCCCATGGGCACACTCTAACAAAGATTTTTTGATGAGTTGGCTAGGTTTTATTGGTGGGGATTTTTGTGCATACAGCGGGTGTGCATAGTTATTATAAAAGAACCGATCAAAATTTGTCAAGTAGCTCCTTAATGTGTGTCCATGGGCACACCACAGAAGAACCGTAAATAACATAGAAATAGCTTTAATGCCCCTCTACTTACCTTGACAATAAATATTATAGAACTTCGCTTAATTTcctatttctttattttttagATATATAAAAGAAGATTAACCTTTTTTTTGGAACCCCCGCAATTCCAACTTCTATCCTTTCAACTTTTATCTATATATGAAATGATAATTTTGAAGATAATTATTTGAAACCACTGATTGATTTATGACCTGGTTTAGTGCTGTAGCCTTTGTGTTTTTTTGCAACTTGAAATTAGCTTTATGTACATTTGGCAGTGAGTCAAGCCTGTTTAGATATTTTGCAAGACTTGGTCACTACAACTTTTACAATCCTCTTGTGCATCCCTTGTTGAAATTTGATTACTGCAAGTTTTTCCTAATTATATGCCATTATGCTGCTTGACTCTTGTCCTTGTATAGCAACAAGTTTATTCTGTTTAGATGTTTTGCAGGACTTGGTCACTAAAACTTCTTCAATCCTCtgtatttatttttgaaatttgatTACTGCAATTTTTTTCCTAAATCCTAATTATTTGTTATAATCTAGTTGACTCGTGTCTTTATATAGCTACAAGTTCATCCTAATTATGTGCAATGATCTGCTATAATACAGGATGAAGATGCTTTCTTTAAAGATTATGCAATATCGCACAAGAAACTTTCTGAACTTGGTTTTACCCCATCCTCTGGTTCCAAGGCATCAGTAAGGGACAGTGCTGTATTGGCCCAAAGCGCTGTTGGAGTAGTTGTTGCTGCTGCAGTGGTTATACTCAGTTACTTATATGAAGTCCGGAAATTGAAGTAAACACTATACCTAAGTCTTATGATTAAACTCACATTGAATATATACTTTTCAATTTCATACAAACAAGAAATGCTGAAGGTCTCTATGTATGTTACACCAGCTATATTAACTGCAGgtttaaatttataaattcttGTGGTTACTTGTATCTTTGCCTCCAGAAAGCTCCTCTGTATCGTTTGCTAAACTCGATCTTATACTTTTATGTAATGGGTTGTGTGATTTAGCAATGACTACATGGAAATAGAATTTGTGTTCAAGTATTTATATTGTGCGGCACAATGCATAAACCAATAGTGCCCAGGACAGAATGAGTTGGACACAGATATATGTATTATTGGCTGCCCATTACAATTTTTAGCTTTTCTTTTCTTTTAGGTGAACCGCTTTATGGTTGATTTAATGCAGTTCTCTTGGTCACCTCTAGGCATTTTGGTACTATTACCAGACCAAACTGAAAAAGGCCAACATCCATAATATCGTTTATCAATTTGCATGCAGCGTAGCACGGAAGTTTTACCAATGCAGTAAAATACTACAATGGGAGGGGGAGGGGGATGTTTAGCAGGAGTCAGAACATGACTTGAACACAAGTTGATTATCGACACAATTTGATATGAACTCGACTCGATAAACCCATGTGTGCACGAAGAAGATTCGTTTAACCCAAAATTGACCTCTAAATGATTTGTTTAGTAAAATTATACCTTACAGTATGTATTGATCTTTATGAAAATATAATAAGTAGTGAAACCAAAATCAGCACGTGTCGGAACACACACGATGAGAAACCTAAAACTGACAGCCTTGAGATTCAGAAATGCAAAACCCAACAAACAATAATGGAGCAGGTAGAAAAAGGATGAAGAAGAAACCCCTGAAAGGACCTGTTATCTGTGAATAGAATAGTACCATACACACACAACATATATAAAATAGTTACAGAAGAAGGGTGAACAAAACATAGCTGGACAGAGAGCATATAAGTGCTGAGGATGAGGAACTTCACATGCAAACAGGGGGGGGGGGGATAGAATAGAAGGGAAGTAGGTATACCGGTAATGTGATATTAGGACATCCCCCACGAGTTTTGTTCATTCACCTAAGCACATGATATCCACAGCTCTGGTGAGTTGGCTTTCACAATCCCCCCCCCCCCCCTGATTTATTTGCCTACCTAATGACCCACTTTTTCCGGGACTAATAAGCAGTGGGGTTTACACTTGTACTCAATCACTCATGTGATCTTTTTTTTAGTAATTTTCGATATCTATACGTTATCGTGTTTAGTCGgtttaataatttatattaacaACTCTTCCCAACTCGGAATAATTGAAGGTTTCCCTATTTTATACCCGTGTTACCGATACGAAGTTCTGCATTTGTAACATCCGCGATTTATGAATGCTTTGGCACTCGGACATCAAGATTCGAGTGAAATAGTCGAGGAGATGTGCGTAAACCCGAATGTGAGGGTTGTATATACGCAATGCATGTGGTATTTTGGGTCCTCCAATCACGTTTCATCGGatggtgatggtttagaaaataaattgctaataatgtaacaataataaTGTGATCAACTTTTTGTAATCCTTCAACCACATATTTATTTATCTATAAATGTAGTTATGAAAATGTAAAACGACGACTCCTAACATCTGATATTTTTAGAATACAACTACCGAACTGATGGGGGGAGGGGCAATTAATCAATGCCAACCCATTTTACCAAATTAAAGGAGGGTGTTGGCTAGGGTCACAAGCAATCAATGCATGTAGTTTACACTCTTTACGCACTTTCTCACCGGTAGTCATTACCCCTCTTTTAATTACTAATTATAATTTAGACCTTCCTTTTGGAACATGTTATAGCCTAATTATAATCACTAAATCCATTAATAAAAATGGCACTGATAAAATTTCATTCATGTGAGGAGAGGTTATAATGTGGTGTGCATCATACTCACTCCGCATCCTACGGTAAGCGGGATATGCTGAATACGTTTGTTTTGGTCTGATAACGTATGAATAGAAATTCATCTTTTAGGTAGTTAGAATCAACTCTTGATCACTGAAATACCAAACCCTATAGTTGTATTAGCAGAGAGATTCTGAGATTCATATTCATTTATTTGTGGTTGTGTGATTGATAGATatatgtatgtggatatatatGTCAATGTGTGTGGATAAGTCTAAGCGGGTATTGTTGGTTGAAGGAGAAGGATAATGGATGAGTGAGAATTAATGATATGTATAGACCATGCCAAAGTTCAACTTCACATCAAGGTGGAGCCATGTTATAGAGCATGACAGTCCCAAAAGTTGAAAAGGTAGGTAACACACATTTAATGAAATTACACAACTACACCCCCATATCTTCTTCCTATCTATTCAACACCAAGTTGAAGTTGTTGATCAAGGGTGAAGGATCGTGATTCATAGGCACAAGTTGCTCTCCCGGTTATTTTTGCGGGATAAACGTAcgtaacaatatatatatatatgtgataaTAATTCATAAATGGAAAGAAAAAAAATCCAAGATATATGTTCTA
This window contains:
- the LOC141670945 gene encoding L-ascorbate peroxidase 3 — encoded protein: MAAMPVVDTEYLKQIDKARRQLRGFIANKNCAPIMLRLAWHDAGTYDKNTKTGGPNGSIRNQEEFSHGSNNGLKIALDFCEEIKFRHPKITYADLYQLAGVVAVEVTGGPTIDFVPGRKDSLTSPKEGRLPNATKGAPHLREVFYRMGLSDKDIVALSGGHTLGRAHADRSGFDGPWTQEPLKFDNSYFVELLKGESEGLLKLPTDLVLLEDPEFRKYVELYAKDEDAFFKDYAISHKKLSELGFTPSSGSKASVRDSAVLAQSAVGVVVAAAVVILSYLYEVRKLK